The Lineus longissimus chromosome 8, tnLinLong1.2, whole genome shotgun sequence region CGAATTAACAACAGAGTCTGTGACCGAGCTTGACCGGCGCTGGTCCGCCCCACCATACAAGTGGTATATACAGCGTAGCGGATAGAAGCTTATTTTAATGGGgcgcacacacacgcacacacacacgcaaCTGGCACGGTCTCAACTAGATAATCTTCAAAAATTTTCATCAAGAACTTCCTACTTTTCTACTTTCAGAAAATACGTATTTGCACCTAAATGCCGCGGAGTTTCTGCTAAACGATCCAGCCCAAGTGAACAGATGATAACCGATTCAACCAAAGACGAGACCAAGTAAGTCTGATTTTGATGCGATATCAGAAGAACTGGCAAAGCATTCTAAATTATCTCAACAATTATAGCGCTTTTTGACTTGCACTGCatgattgaaaattaaaatttctTTAGCGTTGAAATATACTACTAGAGCAACTAAGGCACGTGCCATTTATACTTGTGCAGAAACAAGGGTTCAATAATTCATTGTTCTGTCATAATGAAATCCATATATAATATATTCTCTGGTTGAGAGCTGTCAACACTCTTCTCAttgtttgaacatgttgaatgtacTTCGGTAAACAGTCTTCGATATTAAACCAGAATTAATCGGATATTGCCCTGGCTGAGGGCGAATTGATTTTTAATACGAGTCGAGAGCCTTTGAAGACGAGCTTATCCTTAGCTAAGACATAGATGCGCCATAGCCGCGAGACTCAATGAAAATCAAGGCAGGTTTCAATTTTTGGTGATCGAAAAACAATTGAAAGGTTATTGTAAATCATTCTTAGGAATACTCTGAGAGTTTTTCGGCTTGAACCTGTCAACATGTGAAATGTCGCTCTACGAGAAAGAACTGCTACTTCGTCGGTGTTTTTTTATCTTGTACATATTTATCTCAGAATAGTGtagttttaaagggacaacatgggCGTGGTATTTACCTGGCCATGAGGATAATGACATCACTTGTCgccatgcgccgccacctgtAGCGTCACACAAATGCTGATCTCTGTTATTGATTTGCGCCAGTgctgcgaggcagttttggacatttcAGGCAGCCCGATATGATTAGACCCCCTCCCAGTGCATTGTGTATTGCAATGCAATGGCTTTCAATggattatcctgtttggagaagttacgGTCCTGCCGGAAacaatttttgtatgaaaaagaAACATATCTTATACCCAAGTTGTCCCATTGAAACTTAGACAGCTGCGGTCTCAAACTAGAGCACTTTCAGACACTAAGCTGTTCTATGAAGACTCTCTCGGCACCGGACTTGCTGACCACATACCTTTTTCGCGTATACTTCAAACTCCATCGTTCGTTAGAGTTGCGAAAACTGCCTATAAAGTACGTGGCCATCTTTGTGCTACATTCCTGCTTCATTTCGCAAAGAACGTGACTGTTAACTCGCTTCATTACGGACTGCAAgtcaattaatttttttctcaatccaGTTAAACCTTATCTAATTAGATAGTTACACTTAAATTTCAGTTATCTACTAGACGATGGCAGCCTCGACCTAGGTGCACTTGAGCAACTTCAACAAGGTTCAGATATATCAGGGAAGGAAGAGTCATGGTTTGGGAACGAGGAAGATGACGCGGACCGAACGAATCGACTTAGGGTAAGAAGATTCATGCAAGATTGACCTTTGAGAACAGTCCTTGACAATGCATCTTTAACTGGAGAAAACAATCAAAGAATGAGCGTATCAGAATATGTGTAATGATGCTAAGGGCCGTGGGAGGGACGGCGACTAATTTTACCCAAGAAGATTATTCCCATATAAATGTCGGCCAAAACATCCACAGCAATATCACAATGACCTTTCAGCTGACCAGCAGTCAATTgttttttggaagtgactacttggcaagcccggcttaccaaacagcgactttttcttgtcctgaatggagagccgaactcattaatattaaagtaaagtctccagctcgccaaacagggtagattttttacctgtttggcaagcccggctggccgaacagggtggctttttagtgctgtttggcaagcggctctccaaacaggagaaaaaaatatgcctgttcggcgagcggcttgccaaatagacccggccttgtTTTTATCATACCTGCAATCAATTCATGGTCTACATATCATGTCTAGTGAAACAGACAATGACTCATCTTTccaaatttcaaaaatattttcaaatattttcactCCGATATCTCAGAAACCAGTGCAAATTTGCGCAGAATATGAAACATTTCATTAACTACCCGGTGTAAAAAAATCACCATACATGACGATTCGACAGGCATATTCTACACTTGACAGGGAAAAGAACTGTCTCTTCTCTGAAGTGCATTGACTGTGATCTTAATAAGCTTTTGATTGGCCTTTTGTGGTCGATTTGCgacctttgaaatattttttttcttcttgtcaGTCCTGCATACAATCATACAGTAGTACCATCAATTAAAGTTGCTTGAGTGCTTTATTAATAAAAATGGTTGGTTTCCGTCTCAAATTGCTGGTATAATAACTGGTATGACTAACACGACTAACAATATTGTTATCCTTAAATTTTCACTGCATTGCTGTGGATACATTAGAAATATGATCAATTATACTCAGGAGAAACCTACTTTTGTCGAAGATATTGTTTTTAGCACTGAACTATTATTTTCGCCGCTGATATTATTCAACTTCCTTGGGGCATCTCATTGACAGGCCGGGCGATAATGTACCTTCCatgggtttttttctgaaagaggATGTACGTTAATAAAATACAGAAATGTCACCCAGAGGTTACATTGTTGACCAAGACGGCTCCATGGCTGAGGTCAACAATGTTTTCGAGGTACGAGAACCGGTACATCGCCAGACAAACAAGGGTATTATTTTCTATATCGTGCAGAAACGACACATTAAAAAACAAGAATATTGTGTTACATACATTTCTTCTCAAAAATAATTCATGCCTCATAGGCCTATAGCGGGACTAAGAAAATGAAACACACAGCGAAGTGTTGCCCGATaagaaattatattttcttaaaAGGAAACCAAAGTTAAAACATGATTGTATTTACGGGACCAAGGAAAAAACCAAGCGAAAGGTTGCCCGCAAGAATAAAGTTAACTTACAAGGCGGCCAAAGGTGTAGCATTTGTGGAGCCAAGGAAAACATGGAGAAATGTTTGCCCGCTCACGTGACTTGGATCAACCAATCTGATTCACGGATATTTTGCTAGAGGTGCTATAGGAGAAATTGTAGCGTTTTATTTTAATAAAACGATTAAAATAAACGATTAAAATCGTTTATTTTGATCTTTGGGCAGATTTTTACTGCAAGATGTTTCCTCGTTTTTGAGAGATGCCGACAGAACTGTTCTATATTTCGAATATCACAAGGCAACTTTTACAAATGGAACAAAATAAACTTTTAATCACTACTTCCGTCACTAGCTTTCTAATAAACTCCTCAAACGCACGCATAGGGAACAtagggcatgagatatgttggatTTTCAGGGGCAAAAATAGCTTCTAGCTAGTCCGTGACTTCTCCAAGGTTGATAGTAGAAAAGGTCGTTAAACATGAAATCATAAACAGAAACATGGCCAGTACGTTTATAGCAGGAAGTAAAACTTGTCTTGTAGAGCTTATCGGGAGCTATTGGGCCGTCAATACGGATGGCACTTCCGCTCCACCATCTACAAGTCGTAAACATGTCTTCCCGAATAACATTTCGGACGATAAATAGATTTTTCCTCAATAATCTTGGATGTTTTTCATCTCGTCGACAACATTCGGAACACGTTGTTACCTTTATACAGCCTAAGAAGGGTGTTATCGGTTGTTTAAGCCGGTTATACGGTGGGACACCTGCGTGTAACGGACTATAGTCTGCTTgaaaagtaaatgtcactgttcTTTGGCCGGTGTGCGTAAACACCACTTCAGCCGACTTCTTAAAACTTTGGTTTTACTACTACCAATAAGTTCCATTGATTTTCAGAATCGCCACCCAACGATTCTCATAGAAAAACCTGACGGACGTAAAAATTACAATAGTCGTCTTTCCAATACCATTTTATTCTCGCGTGGTGGAATCCTACATGTATTCTGTTTTGTTCTATTGATAATCGCACAGATGAATTcgatttgctgaaaatttaatttGTTCTTTTATTCTTCTCATTTCAGTTATCAAAATTAGACGAAATTCGTCAGTTGTTACGGAAGCTACAGTAACGCATCCGCAGTGCTAGTTGCCGCGAGACAGCTACGAAAGTATTTGTCCGGCCTGGCTTATTTTTCTACTAATGGAAATTGAACAGCCGCATCACACCAGATTCACTAGACATCGATACGGGCATCGGTTATCCCTGACGTTTCATTGGATGATACTCAATGTTTAGAGAAGGAATTTCCTGCTACCAGCCAATCGGATTACAGAATTTACATTCATTTGCTTCATCTGATggattattattttttaattatacatgtatacatgacgTCACTTCGAAAGGCCGAAGACAAAATCACTCGTGCATGGGACGTAATTATATGTAACTACAAGAAATCGGAATTCTTCTTGTAAAATATAAATTGATGTACCGAGTTCTCTGGATAACTTGATAAGGCAATTATCGTGGATACCCAAGCAGGGACAATAAAACTACGATAATGAACTTTTTACCTCCATGTCATAACAGACTGTAAAAATAACCTTTAAAACGCGTATTCTTGTGTTCCCCATGGTGTTTCCTATTTGCACACCACACGTTTTACTGGTGTTTCCTGAACGTCACCGTGTGTTTTGTAAGCGTTCATTCCGCAACCGCAACGGGCGTTCTCAACACTGTGCCATGGCCTCCACAGAGTTACTATTAAGCCACATAAGactgaaaaatattcattgaTCATCCCTGCCCGCCCCTCAGTATTGGTAGACcgatgttcttttcaaattatGCTTTGTTCAGAGTATTGCCAATAAAACGCACGGTTGCCGGCGCTGTGACAAGATAATCGCCGGTTTTAATCATTACaagatttttattcaaaacaattCGTTTCAAAGATGTCCTCCGTATTTGACGGTGTAGAGTGAAACCCGCGCTTTTACAAATAAACTTTTTTGAACGTTTCAACGGAAAAATCCTTATTGGATTTTCAAATAACATAAACTAATATGCACCCCACCCCATAAGGCTACATCAGCGAAAtgaaaaacctgaatctcaaaaaaaacatttttttcattttagcgAAAAATCTCTACGGGGTTGGCCGAAAACCCTtttaaggtttttcaaaagctcaaaacccCTTTTTTCTAAGAATGTGTCTCTGCCTGTGAGAAGCCTTCACCTTAGTTTTGATATATATGTAAACTGCCTGAAGGCACGCACTGCTGATATTGTAAAATCATATCGGGAATGGTGTTAAAATTGTCCGGTGCTTTACCAAGCGCGGTGCCAGTAATCGAGCGCACTATGTACATGTTTGTTATGAAGAAAATAGTGGAAATCTCTGTTAATATGTCCTCGACCTCGGAGAACAGTAAGATTAAGGTCAGTTTAGGTTTTAGGCAATAATGACAAAA contains the following coding sequences:
- the LOC135492367 gene encoding uncharacterized protein LOC135492367; this encodes MKYVHQIAISIAFLLLLLIDTTCYARHIDCRKYVFAPKCRGVSAKRSSPSEQMITDSTKDETNYLLDDGSLDLGALEQLQQGSDISGKEESWFGNEEDDADRTNRLRLSKLDEIRQLLRKLQ